ACGCTTCGGTGTGCCGTTCCTGAACCCGTGCGTGAACGGTAGCGGGATGTCATGCGCTCCCCAGGGCGGCTCTGTCCGACTGGGTCTCAGGTTCATCAAGGACGTCGGCTCGGGGTCTGCTGCGCTCATCCTGGAGGAGAGGGAGAGGCACGGCCCGTACGCGAGCGCAGGAGACCTCGTGAGACGGACAGGGCTGAAGCCGCAGGCGGTGCTGTCGCTGG
The Dehalococcoidia bacterium genome window above contains:
- a CDS encoding error-prone DNA polymerase, which codes for RFGVPFLNPCVNGSGMSCAPQGGSVRLGLRFIKDVGSGSAALILEERERHGPYASAGDLVRRTGLKPQAVLSLVTAGAFDGVTPNRREALWEAGLYTRPARNGQMALSLSMEDGVPELEDFTDREKMAGEYRVMG